A DNA window from Streptomyces canus contains the following coding sequences:
- the pstB gene encoding phosphate ABC transporter ATP-binding protein PstB, with protein sequence MAKRIDVSGLTAYYGSHKAIEDISMTVEPRSVTAFIGPSGCGKSTFLRTLNRMHEVTSGGRVEGKVLLDDEDLYGHGIDPVSVRREVGMVFQRPNPFPTMSIFDNVAAGLRLNGSYKKSELSEVVEKSLKGANLWNEVKDRLNKPGSGLSGGQQQRLCIARAIAVEPNVLLMDEPCSALDPISTLAIEDLIGELKERFTIVIVTHNMQQAARVSDRTAFFNLAAVGRPGKLIEIDETERIFSNPSVQATEDYISGRFG encoded by the coding sequence ATGGCCAAGCGAATCGACGTAAGCGGGCTCACCGCCTACTACGGCTCCCACAAGGCGATCGAGGACATCTCGATGACGGTCGAGCCGCGCTCGGTGACGGCCTTCATCGGCCCCTCCGGCTGCGGCAAGTCGACGTTCCTGCGCACCCTCAACCGGATGCACGAGGTCACCTCGGGCGGCCGGGTCGAGGGCAAGGTGCTCCTGGACGACGAGGACCTGTACGGCCACGGCATCGACCCCGTGTCCGTCCGCCGTGAGGTGGGAATGGTCTTCCAGCGCCCGAACCCGTTCCCCACGATGTCGATCTTCGACAACGTGGCGGCGGGCCTGCGCCTGAACGGCTCGTACAAGAAGAGCGAGCTGTCGGAGGTCGTCGAGAAGTCCCTCAAGGGCGCGAACCTCTGGAACGAGGTCAAGGACCGTCTGAACAAGCCGGGTTCGGGTCTCTCCGGTGGTCAGCAGCAGCGTCTGTGCATCGCCCGCGCGATCGCGGTGGAGCCCAACGTCCTCCTCATGGACGAGCCCTGCTCGGCCCTGGACCCGATCTCCACCCTCGCCATCGAGGACCTGATCGGTGAGCTGAAGGAGCGCTTCACGATCGTCATCGTGACGCACAACATGCAGCAGGCGGCGCGTGTCTCCGACCGTACGGCCTTCTTCAACCTGGCCGCCGTCGGCCGGCCCGGCAAGCTGATCGAGATCGACGAGACGGAGCGGATCTTCTCCAACCCGTCGGTCCAGGCCACGGAGGACTACATCTCCGGCCGCTTCGGCTGA
- the pstA gene encoding phosphate ABC transporter permease PstA — translation MSNAVIADKPRSTLRGASLPKWSPYAIAVGSVALGLGISAAAGLNSSIQWALMAAALFVLGTYVVAARVEGRRQAKDRVATALVWVAFLIALVPLVSLVWTTVVRGVKVLDVYFLTHSMGLVSDTEPGGGIYHAILGSLEQVGLATVIAAPVGVLTAIYLVEYGRGNLARAVTFFVDVMTGIPSIVAGLFILSIMLMFDMQPFGFAGSLALAILMMPVVVRSTEEMLKLVPNELREASLALGVPKWRTILKVVLPTSIGGITTGIMLAIARIAGETAPVLLLVWGNSLINPNPFEGAQASLPLYIYQQYANSAGSGAAYDRAWAAALTLIAFVMILNLVARGIARWKAPKTGR, via the coding sequence ATGAGCAACGCCGTCATCGCCGACAAGCCCCGCAGCACCCTGCGCGGCGCCAGCCTCCCCAAGTGGAGCCCGTACGCCATCGCCGTCGGCTCGGTCGCCCTCGGCCTCGGTATCAGCGCGGCCGCCGGTCTGAACAGCAGCATCCAGTGGGCCCTGATGGCCGCGGCCCTGTTCGTCCTCGGCACGTACGTCGTCGCGGCCCGCGTCGAGGGGCGCCGGCAGGCCAAGGACCGGGTCGCGACCGCGCTCGTCTGGGTCGCCTTTCTGATCGCCCTGGTCCCGCTGGTCTCCCTGGTCTGGACGACCGTCGTGCGCGGTGTGAAGGTCCTCGACGTCTACTTCCTGACCCACTCGATGGGTCTGGTCTCCGACACCGAGCCGGGCGGCGGCATCTACCACGCGATCCTCGGCAGCCTGGAGCAGGTCGGCCTCGCCACGGTGATCGCGGCGCCGGTCGGTGTGCTCACCGCGATCTACCTCGTCGAGTACGGGCGGGGCAACCTCGCCAGGGCCGTCACGTTCTTCGTCGACGTGATGACCGGTATCCCCTCGATCGTCGCGGGTCTGTTCATCCTGTCGATCATGCTGATGTTCGACATGCAGCCCTTCGGCTTCGCCGGCTCGCTCGCGCTGGCCATCCTGATGATGCCGGTCGTGGTCCGCTCCACGGAGGAGATGCTCAAGCTCGTCCCGAACGAACTGCGCGAGGCGTCCCTGGCGCTCGGTGTCCCGAAGTGGCGCACCATCCTGAAGGTGGTCCTGCCGACCTCGATCGGCGGCATCACGACCGGCATCATGCTGGCGATCGCCCGTATCGCGGGCGAGACCGCGCCGGTGCTCCTCCTGGTCTGGGGCAACTCGCTCATCAACCCCAACCCCTTCGAGGGTGCGCAGGCCTCGCTGCCGCTGTACATCTACCAGCAGTACGCGAACAGCGCGGGCTCCGGTGCGGCCTACGACCGTGCCTGGGCGGCGGCGCTGACGCTGATCGCCTTCGTGATGATCCTCAACCTTGTGGCGCGCGGCATCGCCCGCTGGAAGGCCCCGAAGACCGGTCGCTGA
- the pstC gene encoding phosphate ABC transporter permease subunit PstC: protein MDTTQITDASPPTPQQTEAELKRAARGATRPGDRIFLGLSRGSGILLLAIMAAIAVFLTYRASIAIGKDDGNFLTTFEWNTGLIPPKFGIAVLAFGTIVSSIIAMVIAVPIAVAIALFLTHYAPRRLSGPIAYVIDLLAAVPSIVYGLWGALILVPHMNGLYGWLDDYLGWTGIFEWQGGAPRSMLTVGILLAIMILPIITNVSREVFRQAPQMIEEAALALGATRWEVIRMAVIPFGRSGVISASMLGLGRALGETMAVATVLSPTFTIQASLLDPGGGTFAQNIASKFSEASDLGRDALIASGLVLFVITLLVNGAARMIIARRKEYSGANA, encoded by the coding sequence ATGGACACCACACAGATAACAGACGCATCTCCCCCCACCCCCCAGCAGACCGAGGCCGAGCTGAAACGCGCGGCCCGCGGCGCCACCCGGCCCGGTGACCGGATCTTCCTCGGTCTCTCCCGGGGGTCGGGCATCCTGCTGCTGGCGATCATGGCCGCGATCGCCGTCTTCCTCACCTACCGCGCCTCGATCGCGATCGGCAAGGACGACGGGAACTTCCTCACCACCTTCGAGTGGAACACCGGTCTGATCCCGCCGAAGTTCGGCATCGCCGTCCTCGCCTTCGGCACGATCGTCTCCTCGATCATCGCCATGGTCATCGCGGTCCCGATCGCGGTCGCCATCGCCCTGTTCCTCACCCACTACGCGCCGCGCAGGCTGAGCGGTCCGATCGCCTATGTGATCGACCTGCTCGCCGCCGTGCCGTCCATCGTCTACGGCCTCTGGGGCGCCCTGATCCTCGTCCCGCACATGAACGGCCTCTACGGCTGGCTCGACGACTACCTCGGCTGGACCGGCATCTTCGAGTGGCAGGGCGGCGCGCCCCGCTCGATGCTCACCGTCGGCATCCTGCTCGCGATCATGATCCTGCCGATCATCACCAACGTGAGCCGCGAGGTCTTCCGCCAGGCCCCGCAGATGATCGAAGAGGCGGCCCTCGCCCTCGGTGCCACCCGCTGGGAGGTCATCCGCATGGCGGTGATCCCCTTCGGCCGCTCGGGCGTGATCTCCGCGTCGATGCTCGGTCTCGGCCGTGCGCTCGGCGAGACGATGGCCGTGGCCACCGTGCTCTCCCCGACCTTCACCATCCAGGCCAGTCTGCTCGACCCGGGCGGCGGTACCTTCGCCCAGAACATCGCCAGCAAGTTCAGTGAGGCCAGCGACCTCGGCCGGGACGCCCTCATCGCCTCCGGTCTGGTGCTGTTCGTCATCACGCTGCTGGTCAACGGCGCGGCCCGCATGATCATCGCCCGCCGCAAGGAGTACTCGGGGGCCAACGCATGA
- the pstS gene encoding phosphate ABC transporter substrate-binding protein PstS — protein sequence MKLQRKNRRALAFGALAVSGALALTACGSDDTGDGGGSGASSTANASSVKCDDAKGQLLADGSSAQKNAIDAWVKQFTQACGVQINYKGSGSGAGITAFTNGQVAFAGSDSALKPEEVTASKKVCSGGQAIDLPMVGGPIAIGYNVPGVDKLTLDAPTLAKIFNNKISKWNDPAIAKLNAGAKLPDLKIQAFHRSEDSGTTDNFTKYLIATAKSDWPYSGGKAWQAAGGQSASGSSGIAQQVKQTSGAIGYMELSYAKDGINPVSIDTGASAPVEASVENATKAIADAKVVGTGSDLALQLNYATKAEGAYPITLVTYEIACDKGNKADTLAATKAFLRYIASEDGQKVLADNDYAPIPDDIIAKVRTTIEGLS from the coding sequence GTGAAGCTTCAGCGCAAGAACCGGCGGGCCCTCGCCTTCGGTGCTCTCGCCGTCTCCGGCGCCCTGGCCCTCACGGCGTGCGGCTCGGACGACACCGGCGACGGCGGTGGCAGCGGCGCGTCCTCGACCGCCAATGCCAGCAGCGTCAAGTGCGACGACGCCAAGGGCCAACTGCTCGCCGACGGCTCCTCCGCGCAGAAGAACGCGATCGACGCCTGGGTCAAGCAGTTCACGCAGGCCTGTGGTGTGCAGATCAACTACAAGGGCAGCGGCTCCGGCGCCGGCATCACCGCCTTCACCAACGGCCAGGTCGCCTTCGCCGGTTCCGACTCCGCGCTGAAGCCGGAAGAGGTCACCGCCTCCAAGAAGGTCTGCTCCGGCGGCCAGGCCATCGACCTCCCGATGGTCGGCGGCCCGATCGCGATCGGCTACAACGTCCCGGGCGTGGACAAGCTCACGCTGGACGCCCCGACGCTCGCGAAGATCTTCAACAACAAGATCTCCAAGTGGAACGACCCGGCGATCGCGAAGCTGAACGCCGGCGCCAAGCTTCCCGACCTCAAGATCCAGGCGTTCCACCGTTCCGAGGACTCCGGTACCACGGACAACTTCACCAAGTACCTGATCGCCACCGCCAAGAGCGACTGGCCCTACTCGGGCGGCAAGGCCTGGCAGGCCGCGGGCGGCCAGTCGGCCTCCGGCTCCTCCGGCATCGCCCAGCAGGTGAAGCAGACCTCCGGCGCGATCGGCTACATGGAGCTGTCGTACGCCAAGGACGGCATCAACCCGGTCAGCATCGACACGGGTGCCTCCGCCCCGGTCGAGGCCAGCGTGGAGAACGCCACCAAGGCCATCGCCGACGCCAAGGTCGTCGGCACCGGCTCCGACCTGGCACTCCAGCTGAACTACGCCACCAAGGCAGAGGGCGCCTACCCGATCACCCTGGTGACGTACGAGATCGCCTGTGACAAGGGCAACAAGGCCGACACCCTGGCCGCCACCAAGGCGTTCCTGCGCTACATCGCCTCCGAGGACGGCCAGAAGGTTCTCGCGGACAACGACTACGCGCCGATCCCCGACGACATCATCGCCAAGGTCCGCACCACCATCGAGGGCCTGAGCTGA
- a CDS encoding FAD-binding oxidoreductase gives MERRTFIGGGVAAIAAVTTAACDGGGSAGAAPSTVGQSTVGQPLSSRTPAAAAANWSALARDLDGPLVRPGDADWATARQLYNTRFDSLKPAAVAYVTHADDVRTTLAYARAHGIRVAIRNGGHSYAGWSSGNNRLIVDVSRLNRVRASGGTAVVGAGAKLIDVYRALTAKGVTIPGGSCPTVGVSGLTLGGGHGVASRAYGLTCDSLTRATLITADGKELTADASTNKDLFWALRGAGNGNFGVVTELHFRTHPAPQGVTAYATWPWSRAAAVVKAWQEWGPTQPDEIWSSCHLENGGSPSVAVAAFSLGTYGELQNALDRLADRIGSPARSVRLRRHSYESAMEAYAGCSSFATDARCHLPGSTPGRSPQGALGRETYAAHSDFFDRSLSAAGIQTLLRQIASVRGGSGSIALTALGGAVNRVSPTATAFVHRRSRMLAQYIASWKAGSTGTTARSWLTGAHDAMKPYASGAAYQNYTDPTLKDWRKAYYGDAATRLTKVKKQYDPQGFFTYPQSL, from the coding sequence ATGGAACGGCGTACGTTCATCGGGGGCGGCGTGGCCGCGATCGCGGCGGTGACCACGGCCGCGTGCGACGGCGGGGGGAGCGCCGGCGCCGCGCCGAGCACCGTCGGCCAGTCCACCGTCGGCCAGCCCCTCTCCTCCCGTACGCCCGCCGCGGCCGCCGCGAACTGGTCGGCCCTCGCCCGCGACCTGGACGGCCCGCTGGTCCGCCCCGGCGACGCCGACTGGGCGACGGCCCGGCAGCTCTACAACACCCGCTTCGACTCACTGAAGCCCGCGGCGGTGGCGTACGTGACGCATGCGGACGACGTACGTACCACTCTCGCCTATGCCCGCGCCCACGGCATCCGGGTGGCGATCCGCAACGGCGGACACTCCTACGCCGGCTGGTCCTCGGGAAACAACAGGCTGATCGTCGATGTCTCCCGGCTGAACCGCGTGCGCGCCTCAGGCGGCACCGCGGTGGTCGGCGCCGGCGCCAAGCTGATCGACGTCTACCGGGCTCTCACCGCCAAGGGCGTGACCATCCCGGGAGGCTCGTGCCCGACGGTCGGCGTCTCCGGTCTCACCCTGGGCGGCGGTCACGGCGTGGCCTCCCGGGCCTACGGACTGACCTGCGACAGCCTCACCCGGGCGACGCTGATCACGGCCGACGGCAAGGAGCTGACCGCCGACGCGTCCACGAACAAGGACCTCTTCTGGGCGCTGCGCGGCGCGGGCAACGGCAATTTCGGCGTGGTGACCGAACTGCACTTCAGGACCCACCCCGCCCCGCAGGGCGTGACCGCGTACGCGACCTGGCCGTGGTCCAGGGCGGCCGCCGTGGTGAAGGCATGGCAGGAGTGGGGCCCCACCCAGCCCGACGAGATCTGGTCCTCCTGCCACCTGGAGAACGGCGGCTCGCCCTCCGTGGCGGTCGCGGCGTTCTCCCTGGGCACCTACGGCGAGCTGCAGAACGCGCTCGACCGCCTGGCCGACAGGATCGGCTCACCGGCCCGCAGCGTGAGGCTCAGGCGGCACTCCTACGAGAGCGCGATGGAGGCGTACGCGGGCTGCTCGTCCTTCGCCACGGACGCCAGGTGCCACCTGCCCGGCTCCACCCCGGGCCGCTCCCCCCAGGGCGCCTTGGGGCGCGAGACCTACGCGGCTCACTCGGACTTCTTCGACCGCTCGCTCTCGGCGGCGGGCATCCAGACCCTCCTGAGGCAGATCGCCTCGGTCCGGGGCGGCTCGGGCAGCATCGCCCTGACCGCCCTCGGCGGAGCGGTCAACCGCGTCTCCCCCACCGCGACGGCCTTCGTCCACCGCCGCTCCCGCATGCTGGCCCAGTACATAGCGTCCTGGAAGGCGGGATCGACGGGCACGACGGCCCGGTCCTGGCTGACGGGAGCCCACGACGCGATGAAGCCGTACGCCTCGGGCGCGGCCTACCAGAACTACACGGACCCGACGCTGAAGGACTGGCGGAAGGCGTACTACGGCGACGCGGCGACAAGGCTGACCAAGGTGAAGAAGCAGTACGACCCGCAGGGGTTCTTCACCTACCCGCAGTCGCTGTAG
- a CDS encoding phosphatase PAP2 family protein: MAVLAESGSNPDVDLLYDINGLAKDAPHWFDRVMEYVGEYGILLGMVLLILWCWWAGRRRGGPDAASSVAALVWAPLAAALAVLVNVPIRGFVERPRPFRTHEGLEVLVSGKTDYSFVSDHATITMAMAAGLFVVNRKFGLFGIALALLEGFCRVYMGVHYPTDVIGGFALGTAVALLLSPLAMALLTPVMKAVEGSSKGAWIVRARGVGRGAPVIPGARQEAAASERDLAA, encoded by the coding sequence ATGGCTGTTCTCGCCGAATCCGGGTCGAACCCCGACGTCGACCTGCTCTACGACATCAACGGCCTGGCCAAGGACGCCCCGCACTGGTTCGACCGGGTCATGGAGTACGTCGGGGAGTACGGCATCCTGCTCGGGATGGTGCTGCTCATCCTGTGGTGCTGGTGGGCGGGCCGCCGGCGTGGGGGTCCGGACGCGGCTTCCTCCGTGGCCGCGTTGGTGTGGGCGCCGCTCGCCGCCGCGCTGGCCGTGCTGGTGAACGTGCCCATAAGGGGGTTCGTCGAGCGGCCCCGGCCGTTCCGGACCCATGAGGGGCTCGAGGTCCTGGTTTCCGGGAAGACCGACTACTCCTTCGTGAGCGACCACGCGACGATCACCATGGCCATGGCTGCCGGGTTGTTCGTGGTCAACCGGAAGTTCGGGCTCTTCGGCATCGCGCTCGCGCTGCTCGAAGGGTTCTGCCGGGTGTACATGGGTGTGCACTATCCGACGGACGTCATCGGCGGGTTCGCGCTCGGGACGGCGGTGGCTCTGTTGTTGTCGCCGCTTGCGATGGCTCTTCTCACGCCGGTGATGAAGGCGGTCGAGGGGTCTTCCAAGGGGGCGTGGATCGTCCGCGCGCGAGGCGTCGGGCGGGGGGCCCCGGTGATTCCCGGGGCCCGGCAGGAGGCCGCGGCCTCCGAGAGGGATCTCGCCGCGTAG
- a CDS encoding C40 family peptidase: MTVRKAWLVAGAVLGAGLSFVMLLVVGVYVVAGNLAGGVGGATRALAKGAVPAAYQNLVQKWGNLCPAINPALLAAQLYQESGFNPKAQSAAAAQGIAQFIPGTWATHGVDGDGDGDKDVWDPKDAIPSAASYDCSLASYVKDVPGNITENMLASYNAGAYAVIKYGGVPPYKETQNYVKTITTLEESFAAPVSRVDPSKQAAGAIYYAQKKLGTPYLWGGTGTAEQGGRFDCSGLTQAAYESVGVTLPRVANDQYNAGPHPARSELLPGDLVFFSTDLTNSRAIHHVGIYVGGGYMIDAPRTGAVIRFDPIDTSEYFGATRVTEDGAKALPTTV, encoded by the coding sequence TTGACGGTGCGTAAGGCGTGGCTCGTGGCGGGCGCCGTTCTCGGGGCGGGGCTCAGCTTCGTGATGCTGCTCGTCGTGGGGGTCTACGTCGTCGCCGGCAACCTCGCCGGCGGGGTGGGCGGAGCCACCAGAGCCCTGGCCAAGGGCGCTGTTCCGGCCGCCTATCAGAACCTCGTGCAGAAGTGGGGCAACCTCTGCCCCGCCATCAACCCGGCCCTGCTCGCCGCCCAGCTCTACCAGGAGAGCGGATTCAATCCGAAGGCCCAGAGCGCCGCGGCGGCGCAGGGGATAGCGCAGTTCATTCCGGGGACCTGGGCCACGCACGGGGTCGACGGGGACGGCGACGGCGACAAGGACGTATGGGATCCCAAGGACGCGATTCCCTCGGCGGCTTCCTACGACTGCTCGCTCGCGTCCTATGTGAAGGACGTCCCGGGGAACATCACCGAGAACATGCTCGCCTCCTACAACGCGGGCGCCTACGCGGTCATCAAGTACGGGGGCGTGCCGCCGTACAAGGAAACCCAGAACTACGTGAAGACCATCACGACCCTGGAGGAGAGCTTCGCGGCGCCGGTGAGCCGGGTCGATCCCTCCAAGCAGGCCGCCGGGGCCATCTACTACGCGCAGAAGAAGCTCGGGACGCCCTATCTGTGGGGCGGGACCGGTACCGCCGAGCAGGGCGGGCGCTTCGACTGTTCGGGGCTGACGCAGGCCGCGTACGAGAGCGTGGGCGTCACGCTGCCGCGCGTCGCGAACGATCAGTACAACGCCGGGCCGCATCCGGCCAGAAGTGAACTGTTGCCGGGGGACCTGGTGTTCTTCTCCACGGACCTCACCAACTCGCGCGCCATCCACCATGTAGGGATTTATGTGGGCGGCGGGTACATGATCGACGCACCGAGAACAGGTGCTGTGATCCGGTTCGACCCGATCGACACTTCTGAGTACTTCGGTGCCACCCGGGTCACCGAAGATGGCGCGAAAGCATTGCCCACGACGGTGTGA
- a CDS encoding trypsin-like serine peptidase — protein MLPSVKRTPRLALHAAAVLLTVTSASEAVADDGAGPFGVTTVAAATSPNARVGALFDGEQHHCTASVVRSPHRDLIVTAAHCLDDSDRDLVFVPGYRDGRAPYGKWKVLKRYMPEGWSKGQDEDSDVAFATVQGDIQDAVGGNRFVTGTATGATAVTVTGYPSSRDLPISCTNKPTAHSRTQQRIDCPEFTGGTSGSPWVNGNGQVVGVLGGHEQGGATPDVSYSVVLGAEAAALYRDVVC, from the coding sequence ATGCTTCCCTCCGTGAAGCGCACGCCACGTCTCGCTCTCCACGCCGCCGCCGTCCTGCTCACCGTCACCTCGGCCTCGGAAGCCGTCGCCGACGACGGGGCGGGGCCCTTCGGGGTGACGACCGTCGCCGCGGCGACCTCGCCGAACGCCCGGGTGGGCGCCCTGTTCGACGGAGAACAGCACCACTGCACCGCCTCCGTCGTCCGCAGCCCGCACCGGGACCTCATCGTCACCGCCGCGCACTGTCTCGACGACAGCGACCGCGACCTCGTGTTCGTGCCCGGTTACCGGGACGGCAGAGCGCCGTACGGGAAATGGAAGGTGCTCAAGCGGTACATGCCCGAGGGGTGGTCCAAGGGGCAGGACGAGGACAGTGATGTCGCCTTCGCCACGGTCCAGGGGGACATCCAGGACGCCGTCGGCGGGAACCGGTTCGTGACCGGCACCGCCACCGGGGCCACCGCCGTCACCGTCACCGGGTATCCCTCCTCCCGTGACCTGCCGATCAGCTGCACCAACAAGCCGACCGCGCACAGCCGCACGCAACAGCGCATCGACTGCCCCGAGTTCACCGGCGGGACCAGCGGCAGTCCCTGGGTGAACGGGAACGGGCAGGTCGTGGGGGTGCTCGGCGGGCACGAGCAGGGCGGGGCGACGCCCGACGTGTCGTACAGCGTGGTCCTCGGGGCGGAGGCCGCCGCGCTCTACCGGGACGTGGTCTGCTGA
- a CDS encoding alpha/beta fold hydrolase — translation MFDGFELTRCEGDDGVRLRVRHGGGGPAVLLLHGHPRTHATWHRVAPLLAAAGHTVVCPDLRGYGRSDKPATDPEHRPYSKRAMAGDCLAVMRRLGHERFTVVGHDRGAYVATRLALDHPGAVSAVSVLDAVPIGEALRRCDAGFAASWWHWFFLGQTDKPAERVINADPDAWYTATAEQMGAEAYEDYRHAIHDPATVHAMCEDYRAGLGVDRGHDDADRRAGRRINSPLQVLWATRDDMTDLYGDVLAVWRDWAGARLEGGPIDSGHHMAEEAPEELVSALRAFWANTEHLTGSP, via the coding sequence GTGTTCGACGGTTTCGAGCTGACGCGGTGCGAGGGCGACGACGGGGTCCGGCTGCGGGTGCGGCACGGCGGCGGCGGCCCGGCCGTGCTGCTCCTGCACGGACATCCCCGTACCCATGCCACCTGGCACCGCGTCGCCCCGCTGCTGGCCGCGGCCGGTCACACCGTCGTCTGCCCCGATCTGCGCGGCTACGGCCGGTCCGACAAGCCCGCGACCGATCCGGAACACCGTCCGTACTCCAAGCGCGCCATGGCCGGCGACTGCCTCGCGGTGATGCGCCGCCTCGGGCACGAGCGGTTCACGGTCGTCGGGCACGACCGGGGCGCGTACGTGGCCACCCGGCTCGCCCTCGACCACCCCGGGGCCGTGTCCGCCGTCAGCGTGCTGGACGCCGTCCCCATCGGGGAGGCCCTGCGCCGCTGCGACGCCGGCTTCGCGGCGAGCTGGTGGCACTGGTTCTTCCTCGGCCAGACGGACAAGCCCGCCGAACGCGTCATCAACGCCGACCCCGACGCCTGGTACACGGCCACTGCCGAGCAGATGGGCGCCGAGGCGTACGAGGACTACCGGCACGCGATCCACGACCCGGCCACCGTGCACGCCATGTGCGAGGACTACCGGGCCGGCCTCGGTGTCGACCGGGGGCACGACGACGCCGACCGCCGGGCCGGCCGGCGCATCAACAGCCCGCTGCAGGTCCTGTGGGCCACCCGCGACGACATGACCGACCTCTACGGCGACGTCCTGGCCGTCTGGCGCGACTGGGCGGGCGCCCGGCTGGAGGGCGGTCCGATCGACTCCGGGCACCACATGGCCGAGGAGGCCCCGGAGGAACTCGTCAGCGCACTGCGCGCGTTCTGGGCGAACACCGAACACCTGACCGGATCACCCTGA
- a CDS encoding oxidoreductase, with amino-acid sequence MATDKQQKWNATRLPDQTGRTAVVTGANSGIGLRAAQALAGAGAHVVFAVRDPERGEAAARTVNGSTEVRRLDLADLSSVREFAAGWDRPLDLLINNAGVMMIPQQRTVDGFEMQFGTNHLGHFALTNLLLPYVTDRVVTVSSGAHRWGDQRIHFEDLNMTSDYDPRGVYGQSKLANLLFVLELQRRLTESGSGVRALAAHPGYSATNLQSHAASPAARVFMKFGNRFLAQDDRAGALPTLYAATQELPGASYVGPDGLGEMRGAPTLVGRSTAASDPTVARRLWTASEELTGTRFPQGVGTRG; translated from the coding sequence ATGGCTACCGACAAGCAGCAGAAGTGGAACGCGACCCGCCTCCCCGACCAGACCGGCCGCACGGCGGTGGTCACGGGGGCGAACAGCGGTATCGGACTGCGGGCCGCGCAGGCCCTGGCCGGGGCGGGCGCGCACGTCGTGTTCGCCGTACGGGACCCCGAGCGCGGTGAGGCGGCGGCGAGGACCGTGAACGGCAGCACGGAGGTCCGGCGGCTGGATCTGGCGGACCTGTCGTCGGTGCGGGAGTTCGCGGCGGGGTGGGACCGCCCGCTGGATCTGCTGATCAACAACGCGGGCGTGATGATGATCCCGCAGCAGCGGACGGTGGACGGCTTCGAGATGCAGTTCGGCACGAACCATCTGGGCCACTTCGCGTTGACGAACCTGCTGTTGCCGTATGTCACCGACCGGGTCGTGACGGTGTCCTCGGGTGCGCACCGCTGGGGCGACCAGCGGATCCACTTCGAGGACCTGAACATGACATCGGACTACGACCCGAGGGGCGTCTACGGCCAGTCGAAGCTGGCGAACCTGCTGTTCGTGCTGGAACTCCAGCGGCGGCTGACGGAGTCGGGCTCCGGGGTCCGTGCCCTGGCGGCCCACCCCGGCTACTCGGCCACCAACCTCCAGAGCCACGCGGCGAGCCCGGCGGCCCGGGTGTTCATGAAGTTCGGCAACAGGTTCCTGGCGCAGGACGACCGCGCGGGCGCACTGCCCACGCTGTACGCGGCGACGCAGGAACTGCCGGGGGCGAGTTATGTCGGGCCGGACGGGCTCGGCGAGATGAGGGGCGCGCCGACCCTGGTCGGCCGGAGCACGGCCGCGAGCGACCCCACCGTCGCCCGGCGCCTGTGGACGGCGTCGGAGGAACTGACGGGGACGCGCTTTCCACAGGGTGTGGGGACGCGGGGCTGA
- a CDS encoding TetR/AcrR family transcriptional regulator, whose translation MASMPAEKPETRPYHHGDLRSALLAAAERTLRDKGSASLSLRELARDLGVSHAAPGRHFKDKQALLNALALVGYDRMAEALEAADEPALPLQDRLTVLARAYLGFAIDNAELLELMYARKHEPDAAEQMAAAIDRTVGALERAVAAAQQRGEIVDGDPEQLTLVVGTALHGLASFAVTGKFTTEAAMTAVSGLVHHLMYGLKPR comes from the coding sequence ATGGCATCCATGCCAGCCGAGAAGCCCGAGACCCGCCCCTACCACCACGGAGACCTGCGCTCCGCCCTCCTCGCCGCCGCCGAGCGCACCCTCCGCGACAAGGGCAGCGCCTCCCTCTCCCTGCGCGAACTCGCCCGCGACCTCGGCGTCAGCCACGCCGCTCCCGGCCGGCACTTCAAGGACAAGCAGGCCCTGCTCAACGCTCTCGCCCTGGTCGGATACGACCGCATGGCCGAGGCCCTCGAAGCCGCCGACGAACCGGCGCTCCCCCTCCAGGACCGCCTCACCGTCCTGGCCCGGGCCTACCTTGGCTTCGCCATCGACAACGCCGAGCTCCTTGAACTGATGTACGCCCGCAAGCACGAGCCCGACGCCGCCGAGCAGATGGCCGCCGCGATCGACCGCACGGTGGGCGCCCTGGAGCGGGCCGTCGCCGCCGCCCAGCAGCGCGGCGAGATCGTCGACGGCGACCCCGAGCAGCTCACCCTCGTCGTGGGCACCGCCCTCCACGGCCTGGCGTCCTTCGCCGTCACCGGCAAGTTCACCACCGAGGCCGCCATGACCGCCGTGTCAGGACTGGTCCATCACCTGATGTACGGCCTCAAGCCCCGCTGA